The stretch of DNA TCATCTTGGCACCTACTAGTTCAATATAAAAATAAAAAAGTTAAGAATTGTTGCAAAACTGACCCACAATATATACAGTATTAAAAGAAGACCTGCTTCTCTTTTTATTCTATAAAATATTATAA from Candidatus Schekmanbacteria bacterium encodes:
- a CDS encoding tryptophan-rich sensory protein, producing IIFYRIKREAGLLLILYILWVSFATILNFFIFILN